Below is a genomic region from Phragmites australis chromosome 20, lpPhrAust1.1, whole genome shotgun sequence.
CATCTTATATATATCCCTCTTCCTCGAGTGGCTTTTGTCTCCGGagatgaactcatgaattacaCCATCAAGTTCAACTGAGCTGCTCCCGGGAATCTTCTGCATGCCACGATCCAGCATCAGCTTCCTCACCTTGTGCACTCCTCCCCAGTTTCCATCTAGTGCATATATGTTGGATAGCAACACGTACCCTGCGTGATCATTTGGGGCAGCCTCAATAAGCCTATGGCCTGCCTTTTTTCCCAACTCCAACTTCTTGTGAGTTCTACAAGCACCCAAAAGGGCCTTCAACATGGAAGCATCTGGCTCCATCGGCATCATCTGAATCATCTCCTCAGCCTTCTCAAACATCCCGGCACGGCAGAACAGATCCACCATGCAACCATAATGTGCAATGTCGGGCTCAATACCATAAACTGTGGACATTCTCTCAAAACACTGTATACCTTCCTTGACTAACCCCCCGTGGCTACAAGCATTCAGTACACTGTTAAAAGTAATCTTGTTAGGCACCAATCCTGTTGACACCATCCTAGTGAAGAGCTCTAGGGCTTTCTCACTGCAACCATTCGCTGTGAAACCAGATAACATGGAATTCCATGTGTCCAGGGTCATCTTTGCACCATGGTTCTCGAACACATAAACTGCACCCTCAATAAACCCACACTTGGAGTACATGTTTATCAATGCTGAGGTCAACTTCTCCTCGATCTCAATCCCTTTCCTGATGACATATGCATGTGCCCAGAGCCCCAATGCAATTGCCCCCAAGTATGCAATTGCCGAGATGACGCTCACTATTGTCACCCTATCAGGCTGGCACTCCCGGCTCACCAGCATCTCCCGGAACACCGTGATTGCCTCCTCATACTCCCCGTTCGCAACACACCATGAAAGAACTGTGTTCCACGAGACACTGTCCCGGGACGGCATCCTCGCAAAGAACTCCCGGAGTGCGCCCGCGCCCCCACCTTCCTGCGCGTACCCGCGCAGAAGGCAGTTCCAGGCGACCATGTCGTTGTCGGTCCCGCGGTCGAACACCCTGCGCGCGTGGGTGACCATCCCGCAGACGGCGTAGGTGTGGACGAGCCTGCCGCGCACGCGGCGGTGGGATGCGAGCCCGCACTTAGCGGCGTGCGCGTGGAGCTGCGAGGCCGCGGCGGAGTCCCTCCCGCGCGCGCAGGACGCGAGTGCGAGCGCGAGCGCCGCGGGATCCGGGTCGGCGCCCGAGCGGAGCAGGTGGTCGAACAGGCGGAGCGCGAGGTGCGGGTTGAGCCGCATGCGCGCGGCGTACGACGCCGACGCCGTCGAGGCCAGGGAGGCGGCGCCCTGGGCCTGCGCGTCGCATGGCTGCGGCGGCGGTTGCGGTTTCGTCGTGGGGGCGAGCGTGGtggaggtgaggaagaaggggacAGTTGGGGGAGTCATTGTTTCGGGCAGCGGCgaggctgccgcacgggccccCGGCGACGAGACTGGGTCACCCGCACCCGACCGGCAGGGGGGCGCGCGTCACGGCACGAGGAGGCCGCCGTGCGCGCTCCGGTGTCGCGACTGGTGCCGACGTGCCGTGCCCGTGCGTGGCGCGTCGCGAGGCGGATGAGGGGAAGTGGCATTCCGTCGTTCCGGCCCATTGTTAACGTTGGTAGGCCCAACTTTACTAGGCCCGTACTATAGACACTCTTacatggagttttttttatatatatttttcgattaaaaaattaaataaatagacttctgATAAAACAAATTACAACAGTAATTCGCGATGAACAGTGATATGAAATTCAATTTCCTATCTTCTTCATTCAAAACAACGATGTTCTGttgcttcaaaaattctaattttttttacatgttccattattcatgtgcaacccattttaattgaattcaacaaaaaatactgtgtataatttaaactaaaattctaaaaaaaggctacttttataacttctagcaattgttagagctcaaataaatttttaaaaatctggtaaaattcactaatattcttcttatgtgacgagataatttctaaaattatttttagtagtaggtttatatatgttttaattcaaattaagttaaaagaagaatatcacatgaaattataaaaatacatataaatggtgcattagaaaggaatccacttttttaccatataatatagggctgaaaacaattttagaaattatcaaatcatccaataagaatattagtgaattttaccagatttttaaaaatttatttgagctctaacaattgctagaagttataaaagtagccttattagagaattttagtttaaattctacactggattttttggtgaattcaattaaaatgggttgcacatgaattatggaacatgtacaaatttttttagaatttttggagcaacaaaatatcattgttttgaatagagaagataggagAGAAAATTGAATTTCGCAGCTCTGTTTATCGCGAATTACTGTTGATGTCCTGCTATTACCCTTCAGAGGGTATACAGCCTACCCACCCCCTAAAAGGGCGGTAAGAGGTTTTGGAatgcttaccgccctctcagggggcggtaaggctcTTATCGCCCACTAAGAGAGCGGTAGACGCCTAATTTTAGAATTTGTTTCAgcaaaaatctatttatttaattttttaatcgaaaaaatataaaaataaaaaagctcctcTTACATGCATGCCAAATGAGCCGCCAGCCCACCACATGACTAGATGCGCTTATAGTTGGTTCGACATTTTGTGTATTGATTTGCAAAATTTTCAAGATAGacacatatatttgtaatttaaaattttaaaaacataaaaaattgtTGGTAAGAAGCTATCCACACTTTGACATTTTACCTGCCCTAATGGCGAAGCGGAAGCCACACTTTATACTCGGGTGGGCGTAGAGGCGGACCCAAGAGAGGTCTAGTGAAATTCTTATTTTTCAGTGAGTTTTAATGAACTcagtttttcttaaaaaatctaATCATTGGTAAATGCTCGCTTAATTTTAAAGTTGAGTCCGTCCGTGGGTGGGAGACATTCCTGGACGATCGTGTTCCTCACAGCCAACTTTATGATCCCCTTTCTCGTCACGCCCTTGTGTTCGGCACTATCATCCACGATGACTAGCTATTCTAACCAGTTCGCCTACGGACGCAGACAAATGTCGCTAGGCTAGAGGCTAGTCGCGCGCGTAAACTCGACGTAGGCACGCAGCCCGCAAAAGCACACCGAGCAAACCACCGCCTGGCCAAATTCCGCACGCAAGGACGCGAGAAAACCAGTCGAATCCCAAGCGAGAAGGGCGTGCCCCGGCGTCACGCGACAGATTGCAAGCTGCAAAGCCACTACCCCCGGCGGCGGCCCGGCGACGCTGACACCCTCGCGTCAGCAGCAGCCTCGACAGCGCGAGGGGCCGGCGGTTCGACGGCGACGCGGCGGTTAAACTAATAATCGATCGCCATGAGAGAGCAGCGTGTAGTTGGGTTCTTGCCCCTTGGTTAGGATTTAGGAACAGAAGGGCCTGATGGCCTTCGTTATCCACGTCCATCATCCACGCTAATCGCTGGCTGCTAGTGCGTGACGACCTCGGTTAAGCTCGATTAATATGGGAAGTTAGTGCGTAAGCAGACTTTAACGTGCGTGGCAAAGTTTGTTTCCATCACAGCGCCTTGGGTGACTGACCCAACTTGCGTGCCGCTGTTTTTGCCTAATCTTAGGACGTGTTTGTTTTAGCCTAGGGCTTCTTGGTTTTAGTTGCAGAAGGTGAAAATCTAGTTTAGTCTATATAATCTGTAAAAGCTTATTCTTATCAGAGTGtgaattatataattttatagtaCAACGTAGATTGTAGGTTGTGggaattaatttttaaattgtgttcatttatttttgctttttatgAGCACGACGAGAGCCCCACTCATAAGAGAAGAATTAAGTTTGGAGTTGAACAGTGAATCAAGAGGagagaacgagagagagagaaatgaagcCAGTATTATGGAGAAAATCTCTAGCCCTTCCTCTCCTACCCTTTAAGGTCTTGTTTATAGAGAGAAGAGGTAGAGAAAATTGCTAGCCTGCTCCAAAATATTATGATGTACATAGAGAGGTATTTCGGGTATTTCATCCCTTTTATATACCACATGGTGGTTATGATACTACGATAGCTATGGTAATACCACAGTGCATCGTCTAAATATCTTTAGACTATGGCGTTTTCCCAATAGTATCCCCTCATCTGTTGGTTCCGAGGTTCTGAGGGGCGAGCGGATGCACCATGAATTAGCTCTAGCCCCCTCGAAGTCTAGATATATGGGGTGGCCTTCCGTTGTTGCAGCGTGGACGTCCTTGCTCAAGAGCGAGTGCTGCAAGGTCCGTCGAGGTCACATGCCAAGTGGTGATAGTGGCGTAGCCTGGCGGAGTCGCGCTACCTGAAGCGTCGCTGCGGCGGGGTTTGACGGAGACATGCCACCGAGACTCCCTTGGTGATTCCAGAGGTGGAGGCCAATGGTGTTGCCTGCCGAGGGTGACAGAGGGGTAGCCGGAGACGAAGTCGACGGTGATGCCGAGGGAGGCAGTACGCAACCCCCTCAACGATTAGTTGCGATGAGGCTAAACGGAGCAGGGTTGTCCGGAGCCTCCCGCGGGGGAAGCAGGAGGCGGAGTCGATGGCGATGCTAATGGGGGCAGTCTGCCACCCCCTCAATGGTACGCGTGGTGAGGCTCggcggaggcagggccatctggagcctcCCACAACGGAAGCCTGGGGCGGAGTCGATGGCGACGCTAAGAGGGACAGTCTATACCACCTCCTCAGCGGTAGGCGCGGTGAGGCTCGGCGGAGGCAGGGCCATTTGGAGTCTCCCGTAGCGGAAGCCAGAGGTAGAGTCGATAGTGAAGCTAGGGGGGCAGTACGCCACCTCCTCGATAGTAGGCGTGGAGAGGATTGACAGAGGCAGGGCCGTCCGGAGCCTCCCGCAGAAGTCAGAGGCGGAGTCGATGGTGATGCTAAGGGGGCAGTCTGCCACCCCCTTGACGGTAGGCGCggcgaggctcgacggaggcagtGTCGTTTGGAGCCTTCCGCGGCGGAAGCCGGGGGTGAAGTCGATGGCGACGCTAAGGGGGCAGTTTGCcaccccctcagtggtaggtgCGGCGAGGTTTGGTGGAGGCAGGGTCGTCCAGAGCCAATATATTCCGAGTCCTACTTAAGTTTGTTGAAAACTCAGCTCTTGCATTGTTCTTGcaattgttttgaaaaaaatgtgtTCCGACAGGGATAGCCAAATTCTGCAACTTGTGCAGGATCTGAACACTATAATTTGTTCCAAACCTTTACCACCAAGGAAGGAAGGCTCAGTTGGTTGAAGAGGTGGTGTGCAAAGGAAGGCTTGATGTAGAAGTCTACTATTAGCTTGGGTCAATTTATTGGTTTGTATGAACTTATCTACTTTGTGTTGGCTATGTAATATTTTGTTTGAACCTTTGTTTGACATTATTTGGTTTGCACGAACTTATTTACTTTGTGTTGgctatttaatattttttttaacctttGTGTGACAATATTTATTCTAATGTATGTAGATGGATTTGTATGGAAGTGATAATGATGAGGATGAAACATTTGTGGTTGTATGCAATCAACTTGATACGATGCAATAATATGGAGCAATTACATGCACATTTGGTATATACGATGCTGAAACTTATTTAGACAAGTCAGAGAGAATTGAACCTGTTCTCTCAGGTCATGATTGGGTTGTGAAAACCCTTAATGTTCTAAAAGATTTCTATGACACGTTTAGGATAAATATGCCACTTTTAGATAGGTTATATAACTTGTTGGTGGCATCTTATGGTTTGAAGTCAAGTAGTAAGATGAGCTCCATTGAAACTTGTTGGTGGGTCCTTAGTCATTTACTCAAGTGAAGAACTGATTTGCAAGGTCAAAAGAAATAATTAGTCGGAAATTCAATGAACTGTTGGAAAGTGTCTACCTCCTCTCAGTAGATATTGTCAAACCTAGATATCCAAACTTCACAAAGATCACCCAAGACTGCTAGGTTCTTAGTTTGAGCCTTATTTCAATAATTGCATAGGTGCAATAGATGGTACTCATATACTGGTTGTTGTGCCTTCGGCAAAGGTGGTTCAACATGTGGGTCGGCATGGATATTCTACTCAAAATGTGTTGGTGATATGTGACTTTGACATGAGGTTAACTTTTGTTGTTGTGGGATGGCCGGATTCGGTACATGACATGAGGGTGTTCAATGATGTTTTACGTAAATATGCTTCTCAGTTCCCACATCCTCCACGTGCTATAGTAACATTTTACTTGGTTATCATCTCACTAGATTCAATAATGAATCTATATCTCATGGTGAATGTTGATGTTTGTAGGAAAAGTTTACCTTGTTGACTCGGGCTATCTAAACTGACGGGGTTTTCTAGCTCCATACATGTGgtgaaccatccaaataatatttgaGCTAATTATTAAGATAATCATTTTTCATACTCACGCCTACAATGATTAACTATaataccattctggtagtcccggcatgtgtttacttctagtatcggaacacatgcctttacaacaagcatatTATCACAAGACAtgataaagagtgagtaattaaattgagttacaagtctttaagtagattaaactttGCATCAAAATACATAACTCAAACATTTGCTAGAGTAGCTACACAGCGGAATAAGTTACATAACGATAAAAGATGGGTAGcgccatttgccctaaggcgcCACTCTAATATAACAATACACGAGTAGAATGGCATTACTCCTGCCCGTCGCCAACATCGATGGGCGTAAAGTAGCTAAAAACTAAATCtttctcacctgaaaagcaaacaaagcacgtgagtatgaaggtactagcaagacttaattcataataggtacttataaatagcccgacttcAAGGAGAATGGATATGAGTAATTAGTAAGGACTCGGACACaaaggttaagtaacttcatatgcAAAGTGATTTgaactcaagtgtaagcatctacacataACTAACACACCCTTGTatcctgagatcatcaacataacaacctgtaacttgtaccatatcaactcCTTATCAATACCACAAACCACTTCCCAACATATTATCACAACATCCCGATATCGAAGACTCTACAATTGATGTaaatagacagaagcatgcttataACCGAGAGtgtgacaattcaaattgatcttacaccctgcagtagagtacatctttacccacacgatatgaggatcattcggcttgtgtcacccactaaagtgcacacaaggggtactcatgtcaaccttttccaattgagccTCGACCGTTTGAATATGCACATATAGGTGAGGAGGTCCACTAGGGGTACTCCCGAAGCACTCTAGTTACACCAAAAGATGTAGAGATAGCTAAAACTACTCtccgagcaaactagatacctctacaagcctattatgtcCATAACACCTATACGACGTTAACTCTACAAGCCTATTGTGCCCACGATACCATATCCCAATAAGTCAAAAGGTCACAGCTAcaaaaggtattcagcttatcttaccattatattgatatgtggtaagtacgaaaagtgtTAAAACCAACTACAACAATGATTGGTCCTTAAACGATTCAAACAGGcatatagcatccgagactcccttctcaagccatccctattgcccgtCCGAACCTCACCTCATTCTTACTAACTTACACATCCCTCCATCATCATTGTCTTTGTGAATAAAAGTAAGCTCTAAGCTCACGAATGATGGTCAAACCACCACTTGACTT
It encodes:
- the LOC133901784 gene encoding pentatricopeptide repeat-containing protein At5g48910-like isoform X1, coding for MTPPTVPFFLTSTTLAPTTKPQPPPQPCDAQAQGAASLASTASASYAARMRLNPHLALRLFDHLLRSGADPDPAALALALASCARGRDSAAASQLHAHAAKCGLASHRRVRGRLVHTYAVCGMVTHARRVFDRGTDNDMVAWNCLLRGYAQEGGGAGALREFFARMPSRDSVSWNTVLSWCVANGEYEEAITVFREMLVSRECQPDRVTIVSVISAIAYLGAIALGLWAHAYVIRKGIEIEEKLTSALINMYSKCGFIEGAVYVFENHGAKMTLDTWNSMLSGFTANGCSEKALELFTRMVSTGLVPNKITFNSVLNACSHGGLVKEGIQCFERMSTVYGIEPDIAHYGCMVDLFCRAGMFEKAEEMIQMMPMEPDASMLKALLGACRTHKKLELGKKAGHRLIEAAPNDHAGYVLLSNIYALDGNWGGVHKVRKLMLDRGMQKIPGSSSVELDGVIHEFISGDKSHSRKRDIYKMLSEMCQRLKNAGYTPDTSQVLLDIDDEDVKQSSLALHSEKLAISFGLISTAPGTPIRVVNNLRICGDCHNAIKLLSKIYGRCIIIRDANRFHHFREGSCSCLDYCCGWQLHMKFHLKEKYIGEVTGSTGPAAFLLR
- the LOC133901784 gene encoding pentatricopeptide repeat-containing protein At5g48910-like isoform X2, which produces MTPPTVPFFLTSTTLAPTTKPQPPPQPCDAQAQGAASLASTASASYAARMRLNPHLALRLFDHLLRSGADPDPAALALALASCARGRDSAAASQLHAHAAKCGLASHRRVRGRLVHTYAVCGMVTHARRVFDRGTDNDMVAWNCLLRGYAQEGGGAGALREFFARMPSRDSVSWNTVLSWCVANGEYEEAITVFREMLVSRECQPDRVTIVSVISAIAYLGAIALGLWAHAYVIRKGIEIEEKLTSALINMYSKCGFIEGAVYVFENHGAKMTLDTWNSMLSGFTANGCSEKALELFTRMVSTGLVPNKITFNSVLNACSHGGLVKEGIQCFERMSTVYGIEPDIAHYGCMVDLFCRAGMFEKAEEMIQMMPMEPDASMLKALLGACRTHKKLELGKKAGHRLIEAAPNDHAGYVLLSNIYALDGNWGGVHKVRKLMLDRGMQKIPGSSSVELDGVIHEFISGDKSHSRKRDIYKMLSEMCQRLKNAGYTPDTSQVLLDIDDEDVKQSSLALHSEKLAISFGLISTAPGTPIRVVNNLRICGDCHNAIKLLSKIYGRCIIIRDANRFHHFREGSCSCLDYCCGWQLHMKFHLKEKYIGIL
- the LOC133901784 gene encoding pentatricopeptide repeat-containing protein At5g48910-like isoform X3 codes for the protein MTPPTVPFFLTSTTLAPTTKPQPPPQPCDAQAQGAASLASTASASYAARMRLNPHLALRLFDHLLRSGADPDPAALALALASCARGRDSAAASQLHAHAAKCGLASHRRVRGRLVHTYAVCGMVTHARRVFDRGTDNDMVAWNCLLRGYAQEGGGAGALREFFARMPSRDSVSWNTVLSWCVANGEYEEAITVFREMLVSRECQPDRVTIVSVISAIAYLGAIALGLWAHAYVIRKGIEIEEKLTSALINMYSKCGFIEGAVYVFENHGAKMTLDTWNSMLSGFTANGCSEKALELFTRMVSTGLVPNKITFNSVLNACSHGGLVKEGIQCFERMSTVYGIEPDIAHYGCMVDLFCRAGMFEKAEEMIQMMPMEPDASMLKALLGACRTHKKLELGKKAGHRLIEAAPNDHAGYVLLSNIYALDGNWGGVHKVRKLMLDRGMQKIPGSSSVELDGVIHEFISGDKSHSRKRDIYKMLSEMCQRLKNAGYTPDTSQVLLDIDDEDVKQSSLALHSEKLAISFGLISTAPGTPIRVVNNLRICGDCHNAIKLLSKIYGRCIIIRDANRFHHFREGSCSCLDYWDKEPSIT